One Phaseolus vulgaris cultivar G19833 chromosome 11, P. vulgaris v2.0, whole genome shotgun sequence genomic window carries:
- the LOC137825101 gene encoding protein SENSITIVE TO PROTON RHIZOTOXICITY 2, giving the protein MMPKATSTSTNDFQALHMFPVNEYLVSSSLELSSSSASHSSTSLLCYLSLLKDKLGQLQNLVDVFVSPQHNLPESTPMAISTMNSTLQEIIVAATSMRFTCQQMTLGSSSGTSNIADELHRNQNQQQLDHDRLLSLSPHHPSNFGNNNRGMVSMSSISMSSDMIKGQSDFLSSIEGGALDWFAESYNNNNSGDCNIKDEEADINVMVESDIIELDAADLLAKYSYFCQVCGKGFKRDANLRMHMRAHGEEYKTTAALSNPMKSRDSLLGEGSSTKKFSCPQEGCRWNQKHAKFQPLKSMICAKNHYKRSHCPKMYVCNRCNHKQFSVLSDLRTHEKHCGDPKWQCSCGTTFSRKDKLMGHVALFVGHTPAIHGFSRYVR; this is encoded by the coding sequence ATGATGCCAAAGGCTACATCTACCTCCACAAACGATTTTCAAGCTCTTCACATGTTTCCTGTGAATGAATATTTGGTTTCATCGTCTCTTGAACTAAGCTCTTCCTCAGCTTCACACTCTTCTACCTCCCTCCTCTGCTATCTTTCTCTTCTGAAGGACAAGCTAGGTCAGCTGCAGAACCTGGTTGATGTTTTTGTGTCCCCTCAACATAACCTACCCGAGTCAACTCCCATGGCAATCTCCACCATGAACTCAACACTCCAAGAAATCATAGTGGCAGCCACTTCAATGAGATTCACCTGTCAGCAAATGACTCTCGGTTCCTCTTCAGGTACTAGTAATATTGCTGATGAATTGCACCGAAACCAGAATCAGCAACAACTTGATCATGATAGATTGTTATCATTATCACCTCATCATCCATCAAACTTTGGAAACAACAATAGGGGTATGGTTAGTATGAGTAGCATTAGCATGAGCTCAGATATGATTAAAGGGCAAAGTGATTTCTTGTCAAGTATTGAAGGAGGGGCACTGGATTGGTTTGCTGAAAgctataacaataacaatagtGGAGATTGTAACATTAAGGATGAAGAAGCCGACATCAACGTGATGGTGGAGAGTGATATAATCGAATTGGATGCTGCGGATTTGTTGGCAAAGTACTCGTACTTTTGCCAAGTGTGTGGGAAAGGATTCAAGCGTGATGCGAATTTGAGGATGCACATGAGGGCTCATGGGGAAGAGTACAAAACAACTGCAGCCTTGAGCAACCCAATGAAAAGCAGGGATAGTTTATTGGGTGAGGGAAGTTCCACCAAGAAATTTTCGTGCCCTCAAGAAGGGTGCAGGTGGAACCAAAAACATGCCAAGTTCCAGCCCTTGAAGTCAATGATTTGTGCTAAAAACCATTACAAGAGGAGCCACTGCCCCAAGATGTACGTGTGCAATAGGTGCAACCATAAACAGTTTTCGGTTCTTTCTGATTTGAGGACACATGAGAAGCACTGTGGGGACCCCAAGTGGCAGTGCTCGTGTGGCACAACGTTTTCTAGGAAAGACAAGCTCATGGGCCATGTTGCTTTGTTCGTGGGGCACACCCCAGCTATTCATGGCTTTTCAAGATATGTTCGATGA
- the LOC137825480 gene encoding pheophorbide a oxygenase, chloroplastic: MALSHSISALSTTLTFFSPISKPITNKVNSFPFFSNKGTQFFTKQTRPRSGTSLLLTPARVAAPPSTVETDQSFPETERGETEEEFNEESSSSKFSWRDHWYPVSLIEDLNPLLPTPFQLLGREIVLWYDKAISQWVAFDDKCPHRLAPLSEGRIDEDGKLQCSYHGWSFDGCGSCVKIPQAASEGPEARAIRSPKACATRFPTLVSQGLLFVWPDENGWEKASASKPPMLPDDYEKQEFATVNIQRDLFYGYDTLMENVSDPSHIDFAHHKVTGRRDRAKPLPFKMDSRGSWGFSGANEGNPKISAKFVAPCYYINKIEIDTKLPVVGDQKWVVWICSFNIPMAPGKTRSIVCSARNFFQFSVPGPSWWQVVPRWYEHWTSNKVYDGDMIVLQGQEKIFLSQTKEGADINKQYTSITFTPTQADRFVLAFRNWLRRHGNGQPEWFGNSSDQPLPSTVLSKREMLDRFEQHTLKCSSCKGAYEGFQIWQKVLIGSTVVFCATSGIPADVRLRVLLAGFAVVSAALAFALNQLQKNFEFVDYVHAEIE; encoded by the exons ATGGCACTCTCACACTCCATCTCTGCGTTATCAACCACACTCACGTTTTTCTCCCCAATAAGCAAACCCATCACCAACAAAGTGAATTCCTTTCCCTTCTTCTCGAACAAGGGTACGCAATTTTTCACGAAACAAACTCGACCCAGAAGCGGAACAAGCCTTCTGCTTACTCCTGCACGCGTTGCCGCGCCACCCTCAACGGTTGAAACCGATCAATCGTTCCCTGAAACCGAAAGGGGGGAGACCGAGGAAGAGTTTAACGAGGAGAGCTCTTCCTCTAAGTTCTCCTGGAGGGATCACTGGTACCCTGTTTCGTTAATTGAGGATCTGAACCCTCTCTTGCCCACACCGTTTCAGCTTCTGGGTCGTGAAATCGTGCTCTGGTACGACAAGGCCATTTCCCAATGGGTGGCTTTTGATGACAAATGCCCCCATCGTCTTGCCCCTTTATCT GAAGGAAGGATTGATGAAGATGGAAAGTTGCAGTGTTCTTATCATGGGTGGTCTTTTGATGGTTGTGGATCTTGTGTTAAGATTCCTCAGGCTGCATCTGAAGGCCCAGAAGCACGTGCTATTCGATCTCCTAAAGCGTGTGCCACTAGGTTCCCTACTCTAGTGTCTCAGGGCTTACTCTTTGTTTGGCCTGATGAAAATGGTTGGGAGAAAGCAAGTGCCTCCAAGCCTCCaat GTTGCCTGATGACTATGAAAAACAGGAGTTTGCCACGGTCAACATTCAGCGTGATCTGTTCTATGGTTATGATACTCTAATGGAGAATGTCTCTGATCCTTCTCACATTGATTTTGCTCATCACAAG GTCACAGGAAGGAGAGACAGAGCCAAGCCTCTGCCATTCAAGATGGATTCTCGTGGTTCATGGGGCTTCTCTGGAGCGAATGAAGGGAACCCTAAGATCAGTGCCAAATTTGTTGCACCTTGTTATTATATAAACAA AATTGAGATTGATACCAAACTCCCTGTAGTTGGTGACCAGAAATGGGTTGTATGGATATGTTCCTTCAATATTCCCATGGCTCCTGGTAAGACTCGCTCCATAGTTTGCAGTGCTCGAAACTTCTTCCAGTTCTCAGTACCAGGGCCTTCCTGGTGGCAA GTAGTTCCCAGATGGTATGAGCATTGGACTTCGAACAAGGTATATGATGGCGACATGATAGTCCTTCAAGGCCAAGAGAAAATCTTCCTTTCACAAACCAAGGAAGGAGCTGACATTAACAAACAGTACACCAGCATCACCTTCACACCAACACAAGCAGATCGCTTTGTCTTGGCGTTTCGAAACTGGTTGAGACGACATGGCAATGGCCAACCAGAATGGTTTGGCAACAGCAGCGACCAGCCATTGCCATCAACTGTTTTATCGAAACGTGAG ATGTTGGATAGATTTGAACAGCATACTCTCAAGTGTTCATCATGTAAAGGAGCTTATGAGGGATTCCAAATATGGCAGAAAGTCCTAATTGGTTCAACAGTTGTGTTTTGTGCAACATCAGGGATTCCAGCAGATGTTCGGTTGCGTGTTCTTTTGGCTGGATTTGCAGTTGTGAGCGCAGCCTTAGCTTTTGCACTAAACCAACTCCAAAAGAATTTTGAATTTGTCGATTACGTGCATGCCGAAATAGAATAA
- the LOC137824306 gene encoding cyclin-dependent kinases regulatory subunit 1 produces the protein MGQIQYSEKYFDDTYEYRHVVLPPEVAKLLPKNRLLSENEWRAIGVQQSRGWVHYAIHRPEPHIMLFRRPLNYQQQQENQAQQSMLVK, from the exons ATGGGTCAGATCCAGTATTCTGAGAAGTACTTCGATGATACTTATGAATACAG ACATGTGGTTCTGCCTCCTGAAGTTGCCAAGCTGCTTCCCAAGAATCGGCTTCTTTCTGAG AATGAGTGGCGAGCAATTGGGGTTCAGCAGAGTCGTGGTTGGGTTCACTACGCTATTCATCGCCCTGAGCCACACATAATGCTCTTCAGGAGGCCTTTGAATTATCAGCAGCAGCAGGAAAACCAGGCCCAACAAAGCATGCTTGTCAAATGA
- the LOC137833450 gene encoding uncharacterized protein, with amino-acid sequence MLFTDEDFQEIDPDHDDNMVITIEIAKYAVMKTLVDQRSSVDILFWDTFKRLHLREEDIVPFREQIIGFSGERVSTKGYVDLMTTFGRGSKTKKIKIRYLVVDASTSYNVLLGRSSLNKLGAIVSTPHLAMKFPTEKGEIATIYVNQKDARECYATGLKMNLKTNRDTERMVAMADLDPRLNDERLEPKEETTAVVLGRDEKQCTYISGSLPEELLNKLITLLRNNKDLFAWKPSDIPGIDPEVICHKLSVCREAKPISQKRRKLGEERRKAAIEETEKLMQAGFIKEA; translated from the coding sequence ATGCTTTTCACAGATGAAGACTTTCAAGAAATCGATCCCGATCATGATGATAATATGGTGATAACAATAGAAATAGCCAAGTATGCTGTCATGAAAACCTTGGTTGATCAGAGGAGCTCAGTTGATATTTTGTTTTGGGATACTTTCAAAAGGTTGCACTTGAGAGAAGAAGATATTGTACCTTTCCGAGAACAAATTATTGGCTTCTCGGGTGAAAGAGTTAGCACTAAAGGATATGTTGATTTAATGACAACATTCGGCAGAGGCAGTAAAACTAAAAAGATCAAAATCAGGTACTTGGTGGTGGACGCTTCCACATCATACAATGTGTTGCTAGGGCGATCTTCTTTGAATAAGTTGGGAGCAATAGTTTCAACACCGCATttagccatgaaattcccaACAGAGAAGGGGGAGATAGCCACGATATATGTCAATCAAAAAGATGCTCGGGAATGTTACGCAACAGGCTTAAAGATGAATTTGAAAACAAATAGAGATACTGAAAGAATGGTGGCGATGGCAGATTTGGACCCCAGGTTAAATGATGAGAGGTTAGAACCAAAAGAAGAGACAACAGCTGTAGTATTGGGACGGGACGAGAAGCAATGCACTTACATAAGTGGAAGTTTGCCCGAAGAATTGTTAAACAAACTTATCACATTGTTACGCAACAACAAAGACTTGTTTGCTTGGAAACCATCTGATATACCTGGAATCGATCCAGAGGTAATTTGTCACAAATTGTCGGTATGTCGAGAAGCGAAACCGATATCTCAAAAACGAAGAAAGTTGGGTGAAGAAAGACGAAAAGCAGCAATTGAAGAAACCGAGAAGTTAATGCAAGCTGGTTTCATTAAGGAAGCTTAG
- the LOC137829081 gene encoding uncharacterized protein codes for MARARNLMVAGGLVAFAAAGMSFPFYMASSKKPVIDPTKPLSPQATFRGPYINTGSRDVGPDVGSQKK; via the exons ATGGCCCGCGCCCGCAATCTAATGGTTGCTGGGGGTTTAGTTGCTTTCGCTGCAGCAGGCATGTCATTTCCCTTCTACATGGC TTCATCAAAGAAGCCTGTTATTGATCCCACAAAGCCACTTTCACCACAAGCAACTTTTCGAGGGCCTTACATCAACACAGGCTCGCGTGATGTTGGTCCTGATGTTGGTTCCCAGAAGAAATGA